A genome region from Hymenobacter tibetensis includes the following:
- a CDS encoding M1 family metallopeptidase: protein MKLQHSTTIHGAAFALAVCVTSCVTKPTVSDVKPVVTAPAVAVVPGVSLELAQDRARRISRLGYRLTLAVPPQKNEPIAASETITFHLTDANQPVQLDFKEQADHVKSLTINGKTVAVDFREEHLVLPAVSLKPGLNEVRIEFIAGNQSLNRNDDYLYTLLVPDRARTVFPVFDQPNLKASFTLALTVPKTWQAMANGPLQDSTVTAESKTFRFAPSDTISTYLFSFAAGKFTRISRTLAGREMQFLHRETDKDKLKLSLNPIFQIHADALKFLEKYTAISYPFRKFDFVALPDFQYGGMEHVGAIDYKASTLFLDEGATQDQKISRSNLISHETAHMWFGDLVTMQWFNDVWMKEVFANFMADKITQIAVANSNYDLKFVIDHYPAAYGVDRTTGANPIRQDLENLKDAGSLYGNIIYHKAPIMMRQLERLMGEEPFRQGLQEYLKKYAFGNATWPDLIQILDARTPADLQAWNQVWVNQPGRPVFDYALETANGKITSLELTQQAEDTSDRLWPQLFEVLLVYPDRVKELTVNMNQRQVALPEAVGEAAPTFILFNSTGLGYGVFPIDKHLTANLAKLQNPVARATAYVNFYENMLNGRAIAQQQLLEVYRQVLPKEKEELNIKLLTGQATDIFWRLLKPEERVALAPTLEKELWQTMQQNPAPNSKKLLFKAYQSVALTKEAQTRLYDIWNKQQAPTGIKLTEDDYTALALALAVRDYPAAKPILPAQLARIQNPDRQKRMEFLMPALAPEVATRDAFFASLKDDKNREKEAWVVSALGYLHHPLRAATSEKYLPECLALLEEIQQTGDIFFPYSWLQATLGSYQTPTAARTVREFLAAHPQYNPKLRAKLLQAADDVFRAEKLVM from the coding sequence ATGAAACTTCAGCATAGCACCACTATACACGGCGCGGCCTTTGCGCTGGCCGTTTGCGTTACAAGCTGCGTGACAAAACCAACCGTTTCCGACGTCAAGCCCGTGGTGACCGCGCCTGCCGTGGCAGTAGTGCCGGGCGTGAGCCTAGAGCTGGCGCAGGACCGTGCCCGCCGTATCTCCCGGCTTGGCTACCGGTTGACGCTAGCCGTACCGCCTCAAAAAAACGAGCCGATTGCTGCCTCCGAGACCATCACATTTCACCTGACCGACGCCAACCAGCCGGTGCAGCTCGATTTCAAAGAGCAAGCTGACCACGTGAAAAGCTTGACCATCAACGGCAAGACGGTAGCCGTTGATTTTCGAGAAGAGCACTTGGTATTGCCGGCCGTCAGCCTAAAACCTGGCCTAAATGAGGTGCGCATCGAGTTTATTGCCGGCAACCAGAGCCTCAACCGCAACGACGACTACCTGTACACGCTGCTAGTGCCCGACCGCGCCCGCACGGTGTTTCCGGTCTTCGACCAGCCCAACCTCAAAGCCTCGTTCACGCTAGCTCTGACGGTCCCGAAAACCTGGCAGGCCATGGCCAACGGGCCCTTGCAGGATTCCACCGTCACGGCGGAGAGCAAGACGTTCCGCTTCGCGCCGTCGGATACCATCAGCACCTACTTGTTCTCGTTTGCGGCGGGCAAGTTCACGCGCATTTCCCGCACCTTGGCGGGCCGCGAAATGCAGTTTCTGCATCGTGAGACGGATAAAGACAAGCTGAAGTTGAGCCTAAACCCCATTTTCCAGATTCACGCCGATGCGCTGAAATTCTTGGAGAAATACACCGCCATTTCGTATCCGTTCCGCAAGTTCGATTTCGTGGCGCTGCCTGATTTCCAGTATGGCGGCATGGAGCACGTGGGCGCCATCGACTACAAAGCCAGCACGCTGTTTCTGGACGAAGGCGCCACGCAGGACCAGAAAATCAGCCGCTCCAACCTCATCAGCCACGAAACCGCGCACATGTGGTTCGGCGACCTGGTGACCATGCAGTGGTTCAACGATGTGTGGATGAAGGAAGTGTTTGCCAACTTCATGGCCGACAAAATCACCCAAATAGCCGTTGCTAACTCCAACTACGACCTCAAGTTCGTCATCGACCACTATCCGGCGGCCTACGGCGTAGACCGGACCACGGGGGCCAACCCCATCCGCCAGGATCTGGAAAATCTAAAAGATGCCGGCTCGCTCTACGGCAACATCATCTACCACAAAGCGCCCATCATGATGCGGCAGTTGGAGCGACTGATGGGGGAGGAGCCCTTCCGCCAGGGGTTGCAGGAGTACCTCAAGAAGTACGCTTTCGGCAACGCCACCTGGCCCGACCTCATCCAGATCCTCGACGCCCGCACCCCCGCCGACCTGCAGGCCTGGAACCAAGTGTGGGTGAACCAGCCCGGCCGCCCGGTGTTCGACTACGCCTTGGAAACGGCAAACGGTAAGATTACCAGCCTTGAACTCACGCAGCAAGCCGAAGACACATCCGACCGGCTGTGGCCGCAGCTGTTTGAGGTGCTGTTAGTGTACCCCGACCGGGTGAAGGAGTTGACCGTGAACATGAACCAGCGCCAAGTGGCACTACCGGAGGCCGTTGGGGAGGCCGCGCCCACGTTCATTTTGTTTAACTCCACGGGCTTGGGCTACGGCGTCTTCCCGATCGATAAGCACCTGACGGCCAACCTAGCCAAGCTGCAAAATCCGGTGGCCCGCGCCACGGCCTACGTCAACTTCTACGAGAACATGCTCAACGGGCGCGCCATTGCGCAGCAGCAGCTGCTGGAAGTGTACCGCCAGGTATTGCCCAAAGAGAAAGAAGAGTTGAACATCAAGCTGCTCACGGGTCAGGCCACCGACATCTTCTGGCGGTTGCTCAAGCCTGAGGAGCGCGTTGCGCTGGCCCCGACCCTGGAGAAAGAGCTGTGGCAAACTATGCAGCAAAACCCGGCACCCAACTCCAAAAAGCTGCTTTTCAAAGCCTACCAATCGGTGGCCCTGACCAAGGAGGCCCAAACCCGGCTCTACGACATTTGGAACAAGCAGCAGGCGCCCACCGGTATCAAGCTCACCGAAGACGACTACACCGCCCTGGCCCTAGCGTTAGCCGTGCGCGACTACCCGGCCGCCAAACCGATTCTACCCGCGCAACTCGCCCGCATCCAGAACCCCGACCGCCAAAAGCGCATGGAGTTCCTGATGCCGGCCCTGGCCCCGGAGGTAGCCACGCGCGACGCCTTCTTTGCCAGTTTGAAAGACGATAAGAACCGCGAAAAAGAAGCGTGGGTGGTTTCGGCCCTTGGCTACTTGCACCACCCCCTGCGCGCCGCCACCTCCGAAAAGTATCTGCCTGAATGTCTGGCGCTACTCGAAGAAATCCAGCAGACCGGCGACATATTCTTCCCGTATTCCTGGCTGCAAGCCACACTTGGTTCCTACCAAACGCCTACCGCCGCCCGCACCGTCCGGGAGTTTCTGGCGGCGCACCCGCAGTACAACCCCAAGCTGCGCGCCAAGCTCCTGCAAGCCGCCGACGACGTATTTCGGGCCGAAAAGCTGGTGATGTGA
- a CDS encoding LamB/YcsF family protein translates to MTQPYSVDLNCDMGESFGAYSLGHDEAILPFVTSANIACGFHAADPAIMKRTVRLALQHQVAIGAHPGLPDLVGFGRREMAISAEEAYDMTVYQIGALQAFVRAEGGTLHHVKPHGALYNMAAVNPALAEAIAEAVYRVHPEACLYGLAGSALISAGQKLGLATAYEVFADRTYQPNGTLTPRRQPNALLTDATAAINQVIRMVKEGHVRALSGEDVAIQADTVCIHGDGAHALEFAQQIRARLQQEGINVQAGLRTPTA, encoded by the coding sequence ATGACCCAACCGTACTCCGTCGATTTGAACTGCGACATGGGGGAAAGCTTCGGCGCCTACTCCCTAGGCCACGACGAAGCCATTTTGCCTTTCGTCACGTCGGCTAACATTGCCTGCGGCTTCCACGCCGCCGACCCTGCCATTATGAAGCGCACCGTGCGTCTGGCCTTGCAGCACCAGGTAGCTATCGGCGCCCACCCTGGCCTGCCCGATTTAGTGGGTTTCGGGCGACGCGAAATGGCTATTTCCGCCGAGGAAGCTTATGATATGACGGTCTACCAGATCGGCGCGTTGCAAGCTTTTGTGCGGGCCGAAGGTGGCACCTTACACCACGTGAAGCCCCACGGCGCGCTCTACAACATGGCCGCCGTGAACCCCGCGCTGGCCGAGGCCATTGCCGAAGCCGTGTATCGGGTGCACCCGGAAGCCTGCCTCTACGGCCTGGCTGGCAGCGCCCTGATTAGCGCCGGCCAAAAGCTCGGTCTGGCCACCGCCTACGAGGTTTTCGCCGACCGCACCTACCAGCCCAACGGCACGCTCACCCCCCGCCGCCAGCCCAATGCCCTGCTCACCGATGCCACCGCCGCCATCAACCAAGTAATCCGCATGGTGAAGGAAGGCCACGTGCGGGCCTTGTCGGGGGAAGATGTGGCCATTCAGGCCGATACCGTGTGCATCCACGGCGACGGCGCGCACGCTCTGGAGTTTGCCCAACAGATTCGGGCCCGGCTACAGCAGGAAGGCATCAACGTGCAGGCTGGCCTGCGCACCCCCACCGCATGA
- the pxpB gene encoding 5-oxoprolinase subunit PxpB, with protein sequence MLPSPGNLTTDTPVQLYALGDSAIVLQFGDAISPETHRAIQAVGTYLEEHPFPGFIEHVPAFTTLTVYYNPWLASQAGRLDPYAEVARQLQELLSQVQVPADSAAAPIVEISVCYGGSFGPDLEWVARHTALTPEQVVALHTAPEYRVYMIGFAPGFPYLGGMNEQLAAPRKDQPRAEVPAGSVGIAGKQTGIYSLPTPGGWQLIGRTPRRLFTPEAASPSLLRAGQRLRFVSITEDEFHQLQEHES encoded by the coding sequence ATGCTTCCTTCGCCTGGCAATCTTACCACTGACACACCAGTGCAGCTCTACGCGCTAGGCGACTCGGCCATCGTGTTGCAGTTTGGCGACGCCATCAGCCCAGAAACGCACCGCGCTATTCAGGCGGTGGGGACTTATTTGGAAGAACATCCATTTCCTGGCTTCATAGAGCACGTGCCGGCCTTCACCACGCTTACAGTGTATTACAACCCCTGGCTGGCCAGCCAGGCCGGGCGCCTCGACCCGTACGCCGAGGTAGCCCGCCAGCTACAGGAACTGCTCAGCCAAGTACAGGTGCCAGCTGACTCTGCTGCTGCGCCGATAGTGGAAATTTCGGTGTGCTACGGCGGGAGCTTCGGACCCGATTTAGAGTGGGTGGCCCGCCATACTGCACTGACGCCAGAGCAAGTGGTTGCCTTGCATACGGCGCCGGAATATCGGGTATACATGATAGGGTTTGCGCCGGGATTCCCGTATTTGGGGGGCATGAACGAGCAACTGGCGGCCCCGCGCAAAGACCAGCCCCGCGCCGAGGTACCGGCTGGCTCAGTGGGCATTGCGGGCAAACAAACCGGCATTTACTCCCTACCCACGCCGGGCGGCTGGCAGCTGATTGGCCGCACCCCGCGGCGCCTGTTCACGCCCGAAGCGGCATCGCCGAGCTTGTTGCGGGCGGGGCAGCGGCTGCGGTTTGTGTCTATCACCGAAGACGAGTTCCACCAATTGCAGGAGCATGAGTCTTAG
- a CDS encoding SMI1/KNR4 family protein: MHLDSLPRITQWLATYAPRILHESLNPGATDEQLAALEVAVGKPLPDDYKTLYQWHNGLDEEAENWGSLFYGMSFLPLAEVLDAYLYQAPQTLTSPLLQAAPTLKSAVMQNPYWLRLGFDGSHGWLLVDLDPTETGSYGQVLYVYELDEIGFRVAGSVTELLGTFAHDLEHGLYTLDEGAAEDGNEFLVPAAHIDPSNYHQPGRWQQALS, translated from the coding sequence ATGCACCTTGATTCTCTGCCCCGTATCACGCAGTGGTTAGCCACCTACGCGCCGCGCATTTTGCACGAGTCGCTGAACCCTGGTGCTACCGACGAGCAGTTGGCGGCACTAGAAGTGGCGGTGGGCAAGCCCTTGCCGGACGATTATAAGACTCTGTATCAGTGGCATAATGGGTTGGATGAGGAGGCTGAGAATTGGGGCAGTCTGTTCTATGGCATGAGTTTTTTGCCATTGGCTGAAGTGCTGGATGCTTACCTCTACCAAGCGCCTCAAACCCTAACTTCTCCCTTACTACAGGCGGCACCCACCCTGAAGAGCGCAGTAATGCAGAACCCATATTGGCTGCGGCTCGGCTTCGATGGCTCGCATGGCTGGCTGCTCGTTGATCTTGACCCAACGGAGACCGGTAGCTACGGGCAGGTGCTCTACGTGTACGAACTAGATGAAATCGGCTTTCGAGTGGCTGGCTCGGTAACGGAGCTTTTAGGCACTTTCGCCCACGACCTAGAACACGGCTTGTATACCCTCGACGAAGGAGCAGCCGAAGACGGCAACGAGTTTCTGGTGCCAGCTGCGCATATTGACCCCAGCAATTACCACCAGCCCGGCCGCTGGCAGCAAGCCCTTTCTTAA
- the porV gene encoding type IX secretion system outer membrane channel protein PorV, translating into MTYSQLATSALLVGMLGTSSLVVAQQAPQTISTAVPILTLSPDARSAALGQAGAASSPDANAAYYNAGKLGFAPNRFSFSPSYSPWLNPISRNGGLLYLSGYGRLGQRSALGASFLHFNPYSGLLRFRESAYSISYGRTLGEHLGLGATARYIHSAFTQVGVDAKPGNAVSLDLGVYYTKDIPAGTDAYSVALGASIANIGNKLTYTNPAQGDFLPANLKIGTALTRTFGASHKLTLVMDANKLLVPSPYYEEGPVPADPVERERRAVRIAAENQKRRDKSPVIGALSSFGDASGGFREELREINLSTGLEYIYQNAVFVRTGYFYASPRKDDRNYLSFGVGGRYRTFGIDGAYLIPNSKNNPVAQTLRVSLHVSLNKEALALGTQTSKADL; encoded by the coding sequence ATGACTTACTCGCAACTGGCCACTTCGGCCCTGTTGGTTGGCATGTTGGGCACATCCTCATTGGTAGTCGCTCAGCAAGCGCCTCAAACTATCAGCACGGCAGTTCCAATTCTGACGTTGAGCCCCGATGCGCGCTCGGCCGCGCTTGGCCAAGCTGGCGCGGCTTCGTCTCCGGACGCCAACGCGGCATACTACAACGCAGGCAAGCTTGGGTTCGCGCCAAACCGCTTCAGTTTTTCACCTTCCTATTCGCCGTGGCTAAATCCTATCTCGCGCAACGGAGGGTTGTTGTATTTATCGGGTTATGGCAGGCTGGGGCAACGCTCGGCCTTAGGAGCTAGCTTCTTACATTTCAATCCCTATTCGGGTCTACTACGGTTCAGAGAGTCAGCCTACAGTATTTCTTATGGCCGCACGCTTGGTGAGCACTTGGGGTTGGGCGCCACAGCACGCTATATCCATTCTGCTTTCACGCAGGTTGGCGTCGATGCCAAGCCGGGCAACGCTGTGTCCTTGGACTTGGGCGTTTATTATACCAAAGACATACCGGCAGGCACTGATGCCTACTCCGTAGCGCTCGGCGCTTCTATTGCCAATATTGGCAACAAACTGACGTATACTAACCCGGCTCAAGGTGATTTCTTACCTGCGAACCTAAAGATCGGCACGGCCCTCACGCGAACATTCGGTGCATCTCATAAGCTAACATTGGTAATGGATGCTAACAAGCTTTTGGTACCTAGTCCTTACTACGAGGAAGGCCCCGTTCCCGCCGATCCAGTTGAGCGGGAGAGACGTGCTGTCCGGATTGCAGCCGAGAACCAAAAGCGGCGTGATAAATCCCCTGTCATTGGTGCTCTTAGCTCGTTTGGTGATGCATCTGGCGGCTTCCGAGAAGAACTACGCGAAATCAATTTGTCTACTGGCCTAGAATATATCTATCAGAACGCCGTGTTTGTGCGCACTGGCTATTTCTATGCGAGCCCCAGAAAGGACGACCGAAATTATCTGAGTTTCGGGGTTGGTGGACGGTACCGGACCTTTGGCATTGATGGAGCTTATCTGATTCCCAATTCCAAGAACAATCCGGTAGCGCAAACCTTACGGGTATCCTTGCACGTTTCCTTGAACAAGGAGGCTTTAGCACTAGGCACCCAGACAAGCAAGGCTGATCTATAA
- a CDS encoding DUF6985 domain-containing protein produces MLTHPFWGTVEESWAGLSAEHPVSVPGFEKPVTVFLGEELFEEDEEYDLTPTQLDEYAATFQDFVADAPRVLTQLKQRAFEQYQELYAAFYDDPAQSGAPPLHLTTADQHFAYMQNLGYLRISDGNALRLIIHYALDTEHGLEALFVNNELADMGGIAET; encoded by the coding sequence ATGCTGACGCATCCTTTTTGGGGAACTGTAGAAGAAAGTTGGGCGGGTCTCTCGGCTGAACACCCGGTTTCGGTACCTGGCTTCGAGAAACCAGTAACGGTATTTTTAGGTGAGGAGCTGTTCGAGGAAGACGAAGAGTACGACCTTACACCCACGCAGCTCGACGAGTACGCCGCTACTTTTCAGGATTTTGTGGCCGACGCTCCACGTGTGCTAACCCAACTAAAGCAGCGTGCTTTCGAGCAGTACCAAGAGCTCTACGCTGCTTTCTACGACGACCCCGCTCAGTCGGGCGCACCGCCCCTGCATCTCACCACCGCCGACCAACACTTCGCCTACATGCAGAACTTGGGCTACCTCCGCATTTCGGATGGCAACGCTCTGCGGCTCATCATCCACTACGCCTTGGATACGGAGCACGGCCTAGAGGCCTTATTCGTGAACAACGAGCTGGCCGATATGGGCGGCATTGCGGAAACCTAA
- a CDS encoding SMI1/KNR4 family protein gives MDSTLRAIEAHFQVPLPALYVQLYQDGMLDWFLDGGIPNPNWYRDIYPRLRQRPPVLLYAPDFELIAPEQVLEQDLICEPSPDHLFIPFGTTGAGDLYCFYPTLAENGQYPVTLTWHDEDKTEVLAPSLDAFIFREMLAKVTAIDEYSLEGYSDFEALRQDLLLAADSIRPYLKPAWNNILDTVYRLPLRTETVVLPRTQYTIQCLLTEAELQEILAKEMPFTYAGHTFSCHPKQL, from the coding sequence ATGGATTCGACCTTACGCGCTATTGAAGCGCATTTTCAGGTGCCTTTGCCTGCCCTCTACGTGCAGCTTTACCAAGACGGAATGCTGGATTGGTTTCTGGATGGGGGCATTCCGAACCCCAACTGGTACCGCGACATTTATCCGCGGCTGCGGCAGCGCCCACCCGTGCTGCTCTACGCACCGGATTTCGAGCTAATTGCGCCGGAGCAAGTACTGGAACAAGACCTCATTTGCGAACCCTCGCCTGACCATCTGTTCATTCCGTTCGGCACAACCGGCGCAGGCGACTTGTACTGCTTTTACCCAACGCTAGCGGAAAACGGTCAGTACCCCGTCACGCTAACCTGGCACGACGAAGACAAAACCGAGGTTCTTGCCCCCAGCCTCGATGCCTTTATTTTCCGGGAAATGCTGGCCAAAGTCACAGCCATCGACGAATACTCCCTGGAAGGCTACTCCGACTTTGAAGCCCTGCGACAGGATTTGTTGCTCGCCGCCGACTCCATCCGGCCCTACCTGAAGCCCGCCTGGAACAACATCCTGGACACCGTCTACCGCCTACCATTGCGCACCGAAACCGTGGTACTGCCCCGCACGCAATACACCATTCAGTGCCTGCTGACAGAGGCTGAACTACAGGAAATTCTAGCCAAGGAAATGCCTTTTACCTACGCCGGCCACACCTTTTCCTGCCATCCAAAACAGCTATAG
- a CDS encoding 5-oxoprolinase subunit C family protein, translating into MSLSVIRPGMLTTVQDAGRFGYRQAGVIVSGPMDTQALRQANLLVGNPQGAAGLEITLRGPTIQFEADHLIVLTGADLSPTLNGQPVPLRRPVAVTRGCELTFGVARSGCRAYLAVSGGLAVPEVLNSRATYLRAGIGGFEGRALQAGDVVPVAEPTELGSQLRAHLTTPHPARPWVAASWSIAPSWPVSLTRTATIRVMRGPEYNQFTETSQQAFWTQKFTVTPSSDRMGYRLHGLELQRHNHQETLSTAVTFGTVQVPAGGLPIILMADHQTTGGYPRIAQVISTDFSLLAQLPMGGKLRFQEVTLAEAHHAYLHQEQTLHQLARAIQLTVRHQ; encoded by the coding sequence ATGAGTCTTAGTGTGATTCGGCCGGGGATGCTGACCACCGTGCAGGATGCAGGGCGCTTCGGCTACCGGCAGGCCGGCGTTATCGTGAGCGGGCCAATGGACACGCAGGCGCTGCGGCAAGCTAACCTACTGGTCGGCAACCCGCAGGGGGCGGCGGGCCTGGAAATCACACTGCGCGGACCTACTATCCAGTTTGAAGCCGACCACCTGATTGTCCTGACCGGCGCCGACCTCTCGCCGACTCTCAACGGCCAGCCGGTGCCCCTACGGCGGCCCGTTGCCGTAACGCGCGGCTGCGAATTAACCTTTGGGGTGGCCCGGAGCGGATGCCGAGCCTACCTGGCGGTGTCGGGTGGGTTGGCAGTTCCCGAAGTGCTTAACAGCCGAGCCACGTATCTGCGCGCGGGCATCGGTGGTTTCGAGGGCCGCGCCTTGCAGGCCGGCGACGTGGTGCCAGTGGCCGAGCCTACGGAACTCGGTAGCCAACTGCGCGCACATCTAACCACTCCTCACCCCGCCCGGCCGTGGGTGGCGGCAAGTTGGAGCATTGCGCCGTCGTGGCCGGTCTCACTTACCCGAACGGCAACCATCCGGGTTATGCGAGGCCCGGAGTACAACCAATTCACTGAAACCAGCCAGCAGGCTTTCTGGACGCAGAAATTCACCGTCACGCCAAGCTCCGACCGCATGGGCTACCGGCTGCACGGCCTGGAATTGCAACGCCACAACCACCAGGAAACCCTGTCCACGGCCGTTACTTTCGGCACGGTGCAGGTCCCGGCTGGTGGTCTTCCCATTATCTTGATGGCCGACCACCAAACCACTGGTGGCTACCCGCGCATCGCGCAGGTCATCTCAACTGACTTTTCACTGCTCGCCCAACTGCCGATGGGTGGTAAGTTGCGCTTTCAGGAAGTGACGCTGGCCGAAGCCCACCACGCCTATCTGCATCAGGAACAAACCCTTCATCAACTCGCTCGAGCCATCCAGCTCACTGTCCGCCACCAATGA
- a CDS encoding DUF5682 family protein — MPTPDLRLFGIRHHGPGSAASLRHALDEFRPDIVLLECPADGEAAVQTIIQHPDLRMPVALLLYNPKQYQQASFLPFATFSPETQALRYCHEHGAHLRCMDLPAALRFALPDTVEDMPAGTSLPSPLSPGEEELDIDSSSSLGVTEHAATPAVNELELEEKLETSSFSPEERGLGGEVRRDPISYLAELDGYADGERWWELRFEHTAGHADTFGAVLNMMTALREELALPESPETLLREAFMRETLRNTLKQGYQRVAVVCGAWHAPVLHPDLLKKEDKALLKGLKKVPIEATWIPWTYERLSYSSGYGAGVLSPAWYELLFTEPHTEVVTHWMVRAARLLRGQDLDASSAHAIEGVRLAETLAAVRGRSLPGIEELQEAAVAILGGGYEEALSLVHRELVIGVCMGEVPAELPATPLQQDLTQQQRLTRLKPEAAARTLDLDLRKELDLSRSHLLHRLRLLDVPWGQPQRAQGKAGTFHEIWQLQWQPDYALHVLDAGRWGNTILDAAVGRARQRATEAPDLETVSKLLEEALQADLGPAIATLVARLETLSAGTRDVTHLLAALPPLVNVLRYGNVRRTETAQVAQVVHHLVPRLCIGLPQACTGLDYDAARQLLPRIEGTHQAIRLLQDDAQEADWYAALAVVLRNPASSGLLAGAAGRLLFDAQQLSSEDAGTALGLALAPAQPTAYATAWIEGFLSGSGQLLLHHRPLFALLDQWLGELNEDTFREIVPLLRRAFTDFSHPERRQLLELAVQGGQPVAALAVAEDFDLERGQRVLPILRELLGF; from the coding sequence ATGCCCACGCCTGACCTCCGCCTCTTCGGCATCCGCCACCATGGCCCCGGTAGTGCCGCCAGCCTCCGTCACGCCCTCGATGAGTTCCGGCCCGATATTGTACTGCTGGAATGCCCCGCCGATGGAGAAGCAGCCGTGCAAACCATCATTCAGCACCCCGACCTGCGGATGCCGGTAGCGCTGCTGCTCTATAACCCCAAGCAGTACCAGCAGGCCTCGTTTCTGCCCTTCGCCACCTTCTCGCCCGAAACGCAGGCCCTTCGCTACTGCCACGAGCACGGCGCCCACCTGCGCTGCATGGATTTGCCGGCTGCATTACGATTTGCCCTGCCCGATACCGTGGAAGACATGCCCGCCGGGACCTCACTCCCTAGCCCCCTCTCCCCAGGAGAGGAGGAACTAGACATAGATTCTAGCTCTAGCTTAGGAGTAACAGAGCATGCAGCAACACCAGCCGTTAATGAACTAGAGCTAGAAGAAAAGCTAGAAACTAGTTCCTTCTCTCCTGAGGAGAGGGGGCTAGGGGGTGAGGTCCGCCGCGACCCTATCTCCTACCTGGCTGAGCTGGATGGCTACGCAGATGGGGAGCGGTGGTGGGAACTGCGCTTCGAGCACACCGCCGGCCACGCCGATACGTTTGGGGCGGTGCTGAACATGATGACAGCCTTGCGGGAGGAACTGGCTTTGCCGGAAAGCCCGGAAACCTTGCTTCGCGAAGCCTTCATGCGCGAAACGTTGCGCAATACGCTCAAGCAGGGTTACCAGCGCGTAGCGGTGGTGTGCGGGGCCTGGCACGCGCCCGTGCTCCACCCAGACCTACTTAAAAAGGAAGACAAAGCCTTGCTCAAAGGCCTCAAGAAAGTACCTATCGAAGCCACCTGGATTCCGTGGACCTACGAGCGGCTGTCGTACAGTTCGGGCTACGGGGCGGGCGTGTTGTCGCCGGCCTGGTACGAGTTGCTGTTCACCGAGCCGCATACCGAGGTGGTGACGCACTGGATGGTGCGCGCAGCACGGCTGTTGCGGGGGCAGGATTTGGATGCCTCATCGGCACATGCTATTGAGGGGGTACGGCTGGCCGAAACGCTGGCCGCTGTGCGGGGCCGGTCACTGCCGGGAATTGAGGAACTTCAAGAGGCAGCCGTGGCCATTTTGGGCGGGGGCTACGAGGAAGCCTTAAGTTTGGTGCACCGGGAACTGGTGATTGGGGTGTGCATGGGCGAGGTGCCCGCCGAGCTACCCGCCACGCCCTTGCAACAGGACCTCACGCAGCAGCAGCGCCTCACCCGCCTCAAGCCCGAAGCCGCCGCCCGCACCCTCGACCTGGATTTGCGCAAAGAGTTGGATCTGAGCCGCAGCCACCTGCTGCACCGCCTACGCCTGCTGGACGTGCCGTGGGGCCAGCCGCAGCGCGCCCAAGGAAAGGCCGGCACCTTCCACGAAATTTGGCAGCTGCAATGGCAGCCTGATTACGCTCTGCACGTGCTCGACGCCGGCCGGTGGGGCAACACCATTCTCGATGCCGCCGTGGGCCGCGCCCGCCAGCGCGCCACCGAAGCCCCCGACCTGGAAACCGTGAGCAAGCTGCTGGAAGAAGCCTTGCAAGCCGACCTCGGCCCCGCCATAGCCACCCTGGTAGCCCGCTTGGAAACTCTATCGGCCGGCACCCGCGACGTAACCCACCTACTGGCGGCCCTACCGCCGCTCGTGAACGTGCTGCGCTACGGCAACGTGCGCCGCACCGAAACCGCGCAAGTGGCGCAGGTAGTCCACCACTTGGTGCCGCGCCTGTGCATCGGCCTGCCCCAGGCCTGCACCGGCCTCGATTACGATGCCGCCCGCCAACTGCTACCCCGCATCGAAGGCACGCATCAGGCCATCCGGCTACTCCAGGACGATGCGCAGGAAGCGGACTGGTATGCGGCTCTGGCCGTGGTGCTGCGCAACCCAGCCAGTTCGGGCTTGCTGGCCGGAGCTGCCGGGCGCCTGCTGTTTGATGCACAGCAGCTTTCCTCGGAAGACGCCGGCACCGCCCTCGGCCTGGCCCTGGCGCCCGCGCAGCCCACCGCCTACGCCACCGCCTGGATAGAAGGCTTCCTGAGTGGCAGCGGCCAGCTTTTGCTACATCACCGCCCCCTCTTCGCCCTGCTCGACCAGTGGCTAGGTGAGCTGAACGAAGACACCTTCCGCGAAATAGTGCCCCTGCTACGCCGTGCCTTCACCGACTTCAGCCACCCGGAACGCCGCCAGTTGCTGGAACTGGCCGTGCAAGGCGGCCAGCCAGTGGCGGCACTGGCTGTAGCAGAGGATTTCGACCTGGAACGGGGCCAGCGGGTACTGCCGATACTGCGGGAGCTGCTAGGGTTCTAG